In Euphorbia lathyris chromosome 2, ddEupLath1.1, whole genome shotgun sequence, the sequence CAGGAATGGCGAACTAAAACCCAAGAAGGGAATAAATGAAGATTAACGATGGAGATATATTAAGTCCCAAAAGATGAATTGGAGTTTTATTTGGTGGAAAAGATGTGTATGAGAAGGAGGAAGATAGAGCTTTGCAGTTTATtatcttagagagagaaagaaagagaggagagaatctaagaaagagaaaggaaaagggaaagagagagaaagagaattaataaagaaaataagtCTTTTTTAAATAAGGGTATATAAgtaatttatgaaaaatttgactttttgaccggtcaaagatGAGGTGGTGCGTTGActgagcgttgaccggtcacttttacctgctatacgccatagtgggaggtcacttataaagtcgtacatattagtgagacaaattgaaggttatacaccaaagtgtgaaacggagcaaatgttgtacaccacggATGAAATTTAGCCTAAATCATTCATAGTCAATTTCTTTAAGAAATACAAAAGTAGCACTCAACCTTAAGAAAGTTCCACTTTTGTACACATAAAATTCTGTCCATTTTGAAGCAAATAGGGATGGTATGTGATAACATCGGGACACTGAGTGACCATATGAATTCAGTCATTCACTGTTAtgagcctatatctaacggtgaatgaccaaattcatttggtcactCAGGATCCAGGTACGCTACTGATGAAACACCATATTCAAATACTCTAATAACTGCTCTTTGAATTCATATACATAATGTTTTTTTCTTCAAAGTTTATTGATTTCCTATAAGAAGTAAAATGTAGATGTTTATACATTCAAAGAGTTGATTTTTGCAGCTAGAAAATCTCTCATATAGTAACAGAATTATTTACATTACATCAAATATCATTACCTCACACTCGATAGGACCGTGTTTTTCTTAAATGGCTTGAGCTCAAACGATATGCGAACTTCAATTGATCTGCTCGCCACTCGCCATCTGTCTCTTCTCTTCCTCGACTTGTTCAAGCAATGCTGCTAACTCTGCCTCTGTCAAACCTTCCAACCGTTTCTGAGATATCGAAATAAGGTCCGGTGATTCATTAGAGTTATAATATaacaagaagaaaaaagaacacATTAGATTCTAGTTCAAGTTCTCAAATATTGCGTTTTGATTCTTTCAATGAAAAGGAAAACCGAGATATGTGTTTGCGATATGCAATCTAATAAAAGCTGTACAATTTCAAGGAACAACCAAATTGGACAAAGCTTTCGTTGGAGGTTTTCCAGGACTTCGTTTTCAGAATTTCGGAACACTATTGCCAGAATTATGAGTTCAGCAAGAACATTTCAAAATAGATTTTCGATACAATGAACAAAAACTACCTCCATCACTTTGTACTCGTAGTCACGCAATTGTTGAGCATACGTCATTTCCTTGTTCGAGACCCTAAAGATGTAGGTGAAAATCCATCCAACCGTTAGGCCCAAGACGAGAATCAATTGAACAACATTTCCTGCTTGTAAAGGATCAACCCCAACAAACTGCCAAgtacattaaaaaaaagaacataGGATTATGTGTGGAATAACATTAAAACTTAGCATCAATTCGTGCTAATAAGTTATATGATAATCTATACTTTACATGGGCTAAGCTAAATATATTACGAAGAAAAACAAATCGACACTAAATGAGACGGAGAAAGAAGGAATTTAAAGCAAGAATGAAcatataataaaagaaatataattaagATACCTCTAATCCACTTTTCAAGCCTATGCCAAGAACAGTAACTCCAATTCCGATCAATAAAACATCCTTCCTATTGTATCCAAAACGCGCCTGTTGAAGGAACAAATACACAAAGATATGAGAAACACCTATATGAGAAACACCGGGTTATCACAACTGTAATGGAAGGGATGACTTTAATTGTCAATTAGGAGCTAAGAAAAAAGAATATAGGTCAAGAGAATTAAAGTGCCAGTTAACAATTTGGAATGTAACCCGAAAAGAAGTAACTCGTACATGCCTTCTCTTGATTAGAAGAACCATCTtcgctgctgctgctgctggagtTTGAGGAATCGCTACTCCTGGGGGTAAGGGATATTACTTTTTTTGACCTGATGTTGCTTGGGAAAGAAAATGTGTTCTTCCGATACAAGCTTTGTGAAACTAACTTTCCTGAACAGTAAAAATGAAGATAAATAATGAAACATTGGAAGTCATAACACTTAATATAATAGCATGTGTTATGTTCGCTAATGATGTCAATATGATTACAGATTTCTTAACACTGACATCACGAAGAgaataatcaaattaaatatgaaaaaatgaATTTGTGTTGCTAATTTGATGACATATTCAGCACTATGACGGTAATGAACTTGTGAATATGAGAAATATATGGAAGCAACAATGATAATCTACTTGCTATATCCACGACAGAACTTGATTTTCTCAGTCCTGAGTCGGTCGGGCAAATACTAAACATATGGTAATTGGAAGTAGATAACCTTACAAGAAGTATGCAAAACACTCAGACTCGGGTAAAGGCATAGTCTGAGGCAGAGTACATTGTGGAAATGAAGAGAAACTGAAGCTTGCtatcatatatataaaatttagatAACTTCTGCATAAATACAGATTGTAAAGACACTGAACAAGAATATTTGTTCAGTAAACTATTAATATCTATTTGAATACAACCTCGCGCCTCCAGGAAGTAACCTTGCGGTTATTATTGTGGAATTATTGGCCATGAGTTTTTTCACTAAATCTTAATGTATTTGAAAGTTGAATTAACTATTTTTCAATAGATGTTTTCAGCTATGTACACAATAAAGCACCATTCGTTCTAACGAATGTTTCTCACTAAGAAACCCTCGGAAAACCATGCCAAATGCACATTGTTGTGCAGTTACTCTTAGTTCTCAATAGATTTAATCCAAAATGAACTTTTAGGAAACAATTTAGTCCACATCTTGATATTTTTGTCCAATTAATCCAAAATGACCTGAAACTGCTTATGATTCAATGACCAACAATCATTTCGGGAGAAAGTGTATTAGGAATTGGAGCAGAATTTATATATTTCAAGTGAAATGTGAAGTTATGGATCATGGTATAATTTACTGAAAATCAAACTAGGATTGTAATTATTAAGTGAACCCCCAAACTAAATTGAATCATTTACGAGTAAGAAgagaataaaatagaatatactGATAATCTCTACTCTCTTCTTCCTAATTCTCTGTTCATCTCTTTCCCTAAACTCTATTTCTGCCCAAATTCCTACTGCCAGAAACCCTAACCCTGACAGAAAAGCAAAAACAAAGAAGAGGGAAGAGAAGAGTAACCAACCGTCAATTCGAGTTTGAAAATGTCCAGTACCCAATCGCAACAAAGGAATACTTGAATTACCGACATGGAATATAGCTCTGTTTGGGCACATAATGCTGCAATTCAGAGGAGAAGTCATCGTTATTGTTTTAGCACTTGAAGGAGCACCTATGGGAGATTGGCGGGAGAGTGGAAGCCGCAGGGAAATCAAAGGTTCAGATTTCACTTTGAGAGCAACAAAAGAATATCCGGATAAGGAGATGAAATATCTAACTTACATTTTCtagttataatttttaaatttctcacatttttttttagaaaagaaatATCTAACTCCAAAATATTACAACTAACTCGTCAATCTGAAATTTTATAGTACTTCGAAAGTAATACTCCCGACCAATAAAAATAGTTTTACCTTCCACAATATGGAAGATGATTGCTCTTAGggaaaaaatgtatatatgtgaTAAGAATTGATTGGTAaatgttgtgcggaattaatgaaagataaaaaataataaacaatcgaaaaacacagatttacgtggttcacaaacgttgtgttggctagtccacgggcagaaggagaatagtattattaggaggcgaaaatacaagatatactgattcaaggcattacgacaaatctccaccttgacttgaatcctcctgaaaacataacagatgcaccCATGACAATGCCAGATGAACAGACTTCTCCCTCTGCCTCAGAGTCGCCCCCCACAGGGCAACTAATAATCTCTATTCCCAGAATTTTCGATCTTCATGTTCATcgcagacatctttctctccagaaaacaaaaccccgatcggaaaccgaaagctctgataccagtttgttgtgcggaattaatgaaagataaaataataaacaatcgaaaaacacagatttacgtggttcaccaacgttgtgttggctagtccacgggcagaaggagaatagtattattaggaggcgaaaaatcagattacaatgattaggtttacataatggggtatttataatacccaatctaacctaatcccactaggaaccatgatcctaatcccactaggatcatgatcccaatcccaatccaactaggaacccatgatcccaatccaattAGAAActcatgatcctaatccaactaggaatccgaaacccaatactactccgaataggaaataagatatactgattcaaggcattacgacaaatctccaccttgacttgaatcctcctGAAAACCATAACAGATGCACCCATGACAGTGTCAGATGAACAGACTTCTCCCTCTGCCTTAGAGTCGCCCCCACAGGGCAACTAATAATCTCTATTCCCAGAATTTTCGATCTTCACGTTCATCGCAAACATCTTTCTCTCCAGAAAACAAAACCCcgatcggaaaccgaaagctctgataccagtttgttgtgcggaattaatgaaagataaatgaACAAGCAATcaaaaaacacagatttacatGGTTCACCAacattgtgttggctagtccacgggcagaaggagaatagtattatttgGAGGCgaaaaatcagattacaatgattaggtttacataatggggtatttataatacccaatctaacctaatcctactaggaacccatgatcctaatccaactaggaacccatgatcccaatccaactaggaacccatgatcctaatccaactaggaatccgaaacccaatcctactccgaataggaaacgggatatactgattcaaggcattacgacaaatctccaccttgacttgaatcctcctGAAAATATAACAGATGCACCCATGACAGTGCCAGATGAACAGATTTCTCCCTCTGCCTCAGAGTCGCCCCCCACAGGGCAACTAATAATCTCTATTCCCAGAATTTTCGATCTTCACGTTCATcgcagacatctttctctccagaaaacaaaaccccgatcggaaaccgaaagctctgataccagtttgttgtgcggaattaatgaaagataaaataataaacaatcgaaaaacacagatttacgtggttcaccaacgttgtgttggctagtccacggacagaaggagaatagtattattaggaggcgaaaatacaagatatactgattcaaggcattacgacagtAAAAAATATTACTCGGGAGTACTCTAAAATTTTCCTCATCAACTTGTTTATTCTTTAAATGACATTGGAAAAAATAATCATTTGAATGTCACGTGGTAGTGCATAATTGGCAGCAGAGATTAATTGTAACTTTTTGAAGTTGACACGGTCAATGTAGCATgtgaggggttatttgttcaaaataaacaagttgaggaagatgaCTGTAACATTTTGAAGTTTATAGGTCAATTGCAGTTTTTGGATCAAAATTTAGTTATTTCACGTAATAATAATATTGTAGTAGTTttgaatattttaaatattacttaaatttaaatataagtaAAGTATAGGTGATGTTTGACAAATAGCCGTTAGCTAATAGTTTTGTTTGGCaaatagctgttagctgattacactagttgttagctgattatcttttagttagctgatttgactagctgattgtgtaaacttgtttggtgaAATTTAGCTGATTATTTATGTAAAACGACAAATAATGGCACGATAAAGTTTTTATTTAGGGTTAAAAGGTattaattaggggtaaaaatgtcattcaaaagatatggagcaataagctaattgaaaaaatctcctaaaatgagtttttcaaaattagctttttggatccaataagctctttcaaacatctctttaccaaacaccactattagagtttgactagtcaaaacctctaaaagagcccaaacctctaattttacctcAAAAAACTATTTACCAAACATGACCAATAACTGATTACATTAGTTGTTAGAGCATTTCCAATGGTTTATACTCACAACCACTCAATATACATGTCACATCATCaatttaataaacatcattttattaaattatttaactCTTAAATTCTATAATCACTCAATCATAATGGATCCACCAATCACAAAGgatccaccaattaattaaaccaaTTCTAATAaatccaccaattaattaaaccaaccatattattttttaatatatatatatatatatatatatatatatatatatatatatatatataaaatcaaaaGCTCAATAAACATTGAGTGGTTGATAAAAGCTCAATATATTAAACTCACTCCAATGGTAGAGAGTTTATTAAAGGAGTATAATGAGTGGTTCATTATACTCCATTGGAGATGCTTTTAGTTGATTACCTTTGGTAAGCTGatgattgtgtaaacttgtttggtacaACTTAACCGATTGctaatagctgtttgtgtaaaatgataaataaagatATGATAAAGTCTTTATTTGGGGTTAGAAGGTAGTAAATAGGGATAAAAATGTTGATGGAgtaataaactaattgaaaaagctcctaaaatgagttttttccaAAGTagttttttaaattcaataagcTATTTCAAACATCCCTCCACCAAATACTACTATTTAAGGTTTCACTATTCAAAATCTGTAAAATGACACTAACCTATAATTTTGCTCCACAAAACTATTTACCAAATAGTATCataatatttactttttatatttaatatttaaagtattaaatataaaagtatgatataaatctattaaaaaatattaaattatttacaTTTACAATGTAGGCAAATGAAAATCATCTTGAGTATCCTAATTATTCCGATTTTAATGCattgatttattttataaaaatacttatatcattctattaataattcataatatCAATCATGGGAAATTTGAAGTCATAATATCAACGATGACGAGTTTGAAGTCATACTATTAATGATGCAAATATTGAATTTCTGGATGTAATAATAATTCATCCTACATCTATAAATCATGACTCATTCGTAACTTTTACTTCTACATTTAGTTCATTATTCAACTGAAAAATTCGTAAATGGCTGCATCTCACCCTAATACTAATACAGATGAAAATTTCCCTAATTTTCCGTCTAAAGAGAGTATTTTCGAAACCATCGATCGACCAGCTTGCACTGAACACATGTTATCTTAAAAATATGATGCTGTTCGTTTTCATGGAGATACTTTTGTTACTCCAGGCATGTTTCATCCTTTATTCTCATATATGTTTTGTTTTAAGCTTCCGATCGATGCCGAATTTCCAGTTCAATCTCTTCATATGTTGTGGTTCCTATGTTATATGCATTACATTCCGTTTGAATTTTACATGCTAGAATGGTGTAACGCTTTCATTGGAGGTAATATTACTACGAAGGTTGAGACATTCCTAAAATGGTTTATGCCTATTGATCATCGGAGGTAATATTCCTCGAAACATATGACATATTAGGATCATATTGAAAATTACGTGGAATAGGTCGGATTGAATAACTTTGAGAATTATAAGTATTTGGGGTCGAGTTTTAGGAATTTGGATTCAATGCGTTTTGAGAATTTGGAACATATGAGTAATATTAACTGTATTTATCATTAGAATCCATTTCAAAAAAATATGTTAAGAGTAAAAGAGGGTTTAAATTGAATGTAATTTTTATGGGTTAAATGAAATGttttatattctaaaaaaaaaaaaaattatattaccGTTTTGATTTTACTGTTATTGatatgaaataataaaaaaaaacaattaaacacTACACAACTCAAATATTACCGTTGCATATCAATACCTTTTAAAAtccaaaaaatattataatatacaatcatttaaaaattaaataaatttaaaatctaAGCCACCATATATATGtaattaaaaacaaaacaaaaaattcctaccaaaaaaacaaaacaaaaaaattaaatcagaTATCAGATGGGTAATTAATACCGGTGGTCATAAAAGTTTGGACAATGTTCCTAAAAGGTCACAcacaggggcggagccaggacTGAAACCTCGGGAGCTCTATTGTACGTAGAATTTTTTTTCGTACGACGACTCAAGAATTTGATTCCTATTACAAATGTATTTTTATACAAAAGttgttttgagtttttttttcgaTATATTCATTGTTCACTAGTAATTGATTgaactaaaaatttaaaaacatctAAACATTAACAATCCAATTCAATCAAAATCCCTAAATATCACTAATTCAACTCAATTCaccaatttaatttaatcaaaatcccTAAACTAAAATAGAAAGTTGAGAGTTGAATTGagtgaaaatagaaaataattgattaattgaaatttcaaataaaatatgGAGTAATTTCCGTTGATCTTTGTTCTATTTTTGTTGCTTAatcaaagaaaaagag encodes:
- the LOC136217330 gene encoding uncharacterized protein, which encodes MTSPLNCSIMCPNRAIFHVGNSSIPLLRLGTGHFQTRIDGKLVSQSLYRKNTFSFPSNIRSKKVISLTPRSSDSSNSSSSSSEDGSSNQEKARFGYNRKDVLLIGIGVTVLGIGLKSGLEFVGVDPLQAGNVVQLILVLGLTVGWIFTYIFRVSNKEMTYAQQLRDYEYKVMEKRLEGLTEAELAALLEQVEEEKRQMASGEQIN